The Pseudomonas sp. IAC-BECa141 genome contains the following window.
GTGCGTCGTTCTTGCCGCCACTGAGAATATAGCCGTCGGCAGGCGGCACGACGCTCGGATTGTCGCTTTCGAATGGCGCGGGAAACGGGCCGGCCGCGAGTGCCGGGAAGTTCTTGCCGCCTTCCATTTCATTGACCTGCCAGCCGCCGAGCAATCCTTGCTCGATGGCCACCGCACCGCGGCTTGCAGGGGAAATGACGCGACCGTGTCGCAGTTGGGTTTGAGCTTGTGGTTGATTCATGTTTTTCACTCCGTTGATTTAAGAACTCTCCTGTCCAAGGAGAGGCCTTCAAGCTAACGGAGGGGGATTTTTTGTCCATCGGCGGTTTTGTCGCAGTCTGCCTCGACGAAATCCGAAAAACGCCGAAAACACTGTATATAAACACAGTTCATTGCGATGAAGCTCACTCAACGCATGGCAAAAGGACTACACCGCGTTATTGCAAAAACCTGCATTCAGCGGTTCAGGAAAGCTGTGCCCTGAACTCCTTTTCATATTGCCCGGCGAGCTGTTCCTTTTGCTTGTCGTCGAGCAGCTTGCCGGCCATCTGGAAGAACTTCTGCTCTTCTTCCTGCAGGTGGTGATGGACCTTCTCCGAAAGCTTTTTCGCCGTGGCCAGCCAGGCCGGACTGGACATCTCGATCTCGTCGAGTTCTTCCATCATCTCGTCCATTTCATGGTGTTCGGCAATGGCATGGCGGCTGAGGTCGATACCGTTGTCGAACTCCATCAGCGGGATATAGAAGTGGCGCTCTTCGGCCGTTTCGTGGGCCTGCAGCTCAGCCTTCAACTGCTTGTAGGCCTCGACCCTTTCCGGGGTGTCGCCGCTGGTCTCGATCAACGATTTCGCGTAGGTCCGCTGACGGTCGTGGCTTTCACGAAGGGCTTCGAAAATGTTCATGGAATCTCCCAGGCAAACGCGTTCCGGATGGACGCCCTAAAGGGCTAGACCCCGGCACAACAGCGACGGTTCCAAGCGTTTGCCTGAATCGGCTGCGGCGCGATAGGCTGCCGATTCATTACTACAAGGAAGACAACATGACGTTGCGGATCGAGCTGTCACAAGCCCCCACCGAAGAACAGCGCGCAGCCATCCTGGCGCCCCTGCGTGCCCATAACATCGCCAAGGCCGGGCCTTCGCTGTACGAACCGGTCGCTCTGCTGGTGCGCGACGATAACGACGCGATCCTCGGTGGCCTTTATGGGCACACGTTCTATCGGTGGCTGTTTATCGAGTTGCTGGCGGTGCCGGAGGAAGGTCGGGGACAGGGAATCGGCTCGAAGCTGATGCAGATGGTCGAGCAATTCGCCCGGGAAAAAGACTGCGTAGGGATCTGGCTCGATACCTTTGATTTTCAGGCGCCCGGGTTCTACAAAAAACTGGGGTATACCGAGTGTGGCGAGATTGCGGATTACCCGCTGGGGCACAAGCGGCATTTCTTCCAGAAGCGCTTGATTGATTGAATTCAGCGCCCCTCGCCCGCAGGCTGGCGCGGGGCGCGTAGCGTCAACGCATCCAGCTGCCTCTTTACAGACAGGTTGCCAGTGCCGCCAAGCGGCGCTTGGCCACAAAATCATCCTTCTGCGCGTAGTAATTCAGCACGGTGCCGGACGCCTCCGTGGTCAAGTCGACAAACGACTCCGCCGAGCGCGTATAGACCGTCGAACCGCCCTTCTTGCCCGGTTGCAGATACGCCGCCGCGTCCACGCCGAACACCGCTTCGTCCTGCCAGGCGAATTGCACACACCGGGCCACGTCTTTTTCGGGCTTGTCCGAATTCAGGGTCTTGTAAGGGGTTTGCGTGCGGGCGTCTTCCATCGCCGAACCCGCGCAACCGGCCAGCAGGGTTGCCGCCAGTGCCACCATCAGCATTCGCATTGCATTCGCTCATTCGGAAAAAAGCGGACTGTATCACCGCAACGCCAAAAAACGTTCTGCTTTACTGCATTTAGAGCGCGACACAGGGCGGCCGCTGCGGCACATTAACGGTCATCAGCCTTACAAGGAAAGCCCATGGCGCCTACTGAACAGCGACACGAACAGGCCCTGAAACTGTTTCTCGAAGCGCATGCGGAACTGCGCGAAACCCTCGACCACCTCAACCCGCTACTGGCCCAGGCCAAGGGCGAAACCCAGGCGCAGTACCGCGAAGAACGGCTGCACGAAGCTTTCGAAGCCGAGGCCGAAAGCCAAGGGTTGTTTGCCTGGGAACTGACGTTGCAGCTCACCGCCGCGACGCCCGAGGAGTACCAGGCGCAACGCCTGGAAGTGCATCGCGAAGTAGCGGAAATGGCCGGGATGGACTGGCTGGAATATTGCGATCTGTATGGCATAGAACCGTAACCCCTGCACAAGGATGCTGCCTCGATGCTGCCTTCCACCTCGACCCACCGCGCCAGCCCCGGACATCTTCACATACAGAAATGGCGCGGCCGTGTTGGCCTGGCACTGGTTGCCTGTCTGTCGGTATTGGCCGGCATGACCGACGCCATCGGCTTCATGGCCAGCGGCGATTTCGTTTCCTTCATGAGCGGCAACACAACGCGACTGGCAGTGGCGATCAGCGAGGGTGACAGCGGACTGACATTGAGGCTGATCCTGCTGGTGGCGACGTTCATTGTCGGCAATGCCCTGGGTGTCGTGGTCAGCCGACTGGGCGGACGGCGTGCGCTGCCATTGCTGCTGTCTATCGCCGCTCTGCTCTGTTTGGCGGCCTGGCCCTTTGACACGCAACTGCCTGCCCTGCTGGCGGCGATCATTGCGATGGGCATGCTCAACGCAGCGGTGGAAGAAGTGAACGGTCTGCCGGTCGGGCTGACGTATGTCACCGGCGCACTGTCACGATTCGGCCGGGGATTGGGGCGGTGGGTGCTAGGCGAACGGCGAAGTGGCTGGCGGGTGCAACTGGTGCCGTGGAGCGGGATGCTGGTCGGGGCCATTCTGGGGGCGGTGCTGGAACATCATCTGGGGCTCAAGGCGATGTTGGTCAGCGGACTGTTTGCTGGCGTTCTGGGGCTGCTGACCCTGAAAATTCCGCGGCGCTGGCAGTTGGGCTACATGCCGCGCTGACAGCCTCCTGTTCGCATCGAGACGGGCGCGGGAAACATCGACTTCGCCGCCCCGCCGAGAAAGCTTTATCATGGCCGCAGTTTTGCTGATCGAGTCCGTCATGAAGTTCGCCATTGCGCTGTTTTCCGCCGCCCATGCGCCGTCCTCGCGCCGCGCCCTGCTGTTCGCCCAGGCTGCGCTGGCCGGCGGGCATGAGATTGTCCGGCTGTTTTTCTATCAGGACGGGGTCCACAACGCGTCCGACGCCGTGGTCACGCCGCAGGACGAACTGGACCTGCCCAAGCAGTGGCGAACCTTCATCACCGAACAAAACCTCGACGGCGTGGTGTGCATCGCCGCGGCCCTGCGCCGTGGCGTGTTGAATGCCGAGGAAGCCGGACGTTATCAGCGTGACGCCGTGGCAGTCAGCGCACCGTGGGAATTGTCCGGCCTCGGTCAGTTGCATGACGCGGTGCAGGATGCCGACCGCCTGATCTGTTTCGGAGGCGCATGACATGGCCAAGTCCCTTCTGATTATCAGCCGTCAATCGCCGTGGTCCGGCCCCGGCGCCCGCGAAGCGCTGGACATCGTGCTGGCCGGTGGCGCGTTCGATCTGCCGATCGGCCTGCTGTTTCTCGACGACGGCGTGTTGCAACTCGCCGCCGGGCAGAATGCCAAGGCCCTGCAACAGAAAGACCTGAGCGCCAACCTGCAAGCATTGCCAATGTTCGGTGTCGAAGAGCTGTTCTACTGCGCCGACAGCGCCAGTGCTCGCGGCCTCGTCAATCGTTCGCTGGACGAGGCGCAGCCTTTGACCGCCGAGCAAATCACCGCCCTCATTGACCGTTACGACCAGGTGATCACCCTCTGATGTCGACTCTGCATGTGTTGTCCCATTCCCCGTTCGGCGACGAACGCCTGACCAGTTGCCTGCGTCTGCTGGGTGCCAGCGATGCGTTGTTGCTGTGTGGCGATGCCGCTTATGCGCTACAACCCGGCACTGCGCCGTTCAGTGCGCTGGAATTCCGCAAGGTGAAATTGTTCGTGCTGGCCGAAGATGCGCAAGCCCGCGCCGTGCAGGTTCCGGACTGGGCCGAAGCCATCGATTACCCGGCCTTCGTCGAACTGTCGATCCACCACGCCAAGGTCAACAGCTGGCTATGAGTGCGCTGACCGTCGGCGCTCGCGCCATTGAACTGGACAAGGACGGCTTTCTGGTCGACCTCAACGACTGGTCGGCCGAAGTCGCCAGCGCCCTCGCCGCTGCCGAAGACATCGAACTGAGCCCGGAACACTGGGAAGTCCTCGAGCTGCTGCGCAGCTTCTATGCCGAATTCCAGCTCTCCCCGGCCACCCGGCCGCTGATCAAGTACACCGCGCTCAAACTCGGCGCGGAGAAAGGCAACAGCCTGCACCTGAACCGACTGTTCAAAGGCACCCCTGCCAAACTCGCCGCGAAACTGGCGGGCCTGCCCAAACCGACGAATTGCCTATGACCGACTATCCAGCACTGACCCTCGAAACGCCCGCCGAGCATCCGTTCGCCCAGTTCGTGCGTATCCTCGGCAAGGGCAAGCGCGGCGCCCGAGACCTGACCCGCGAGGAAGCCCGGCAAGCCATGGGCATGGTGCTCGATGAAGCGGTCGAGGAAACCCAGCTCGGCGCGTTCCTGATGTTGCTGCGGCACAAGGAAGAAAGCGCCGAGGAAATGGCCGGCTTCACCGAAGCTCTGCGTGAACGCTTGCAGGCACCGGCACTGGACGTCGATCTGGACTGGCCGACCTACGCAGGCAAGAAGCGTCACCTGCCGTGGTATCTGCTGGCTGCCAAGTGCCTGGCGCAGAACGGCGTGCGCATCTTCATGCACGGGGGTGGCGCCCACACCGCCGGGCGTTTGTATTCCGAACAGTTGCTCGGTGAGCTGAACATTCCGCTGTGCCGCAACTGGCAGCAAGTCGGTGCGGCGCTGGATAACGGTGGCCTGGCGTTCATGCCACTGGTGGACTGGGCGCCGCAGCTGCAAAGGATGATCGACCTGCGCAATACCCTGGGTCTGCGCTCGCCGATCCATTCGCTGGCGCGAATCCTCAATCCACTGGGCGCGCGTTGCGGCCTGCAGAGTATTTTCCACCCCGGCTACCAAGCGGTGCATCGCGATGCCAGCGGCCTGCTCGGTGACACGGCGATCGTGATCAAGGGTGACGGCGGCGAAATCGAGATCAACCCGGATGCCGACAGTCACTTGTACGGCACCACCGGCGGCGAGAGCTGGGACGAGGAATGGCCGCAACTGTCGACGCAGCGTCATGTCAAACCGGCGTCGCTGGATGTCGAGCATCTGAAGGCGGTCTGGCGCGGCGATGTGGTCGACAGCTACCCGCAAATGGCGCTGATTTCGACCATGGCGCTGGCACTTCGTGGCCTTGGCCACTCCCGTGAACAGGCTTTCGAAACCGCCGAGAAATACTGGGCTGCGCGGGACAAATCGATTTAACCGATCATTAACGCCCGATCTTTGCGCTTTTTGTTCGAACTCATCGGAATAGACTCGGCTCCAACGAATATTGGTTTATGGAGTCTTGATCATGGGTTTACTCGTCGACGGCCGCTGGCAGGACAAGTGGTACGAAAGCAGCAAGGACGGCGCGTTCCAGCGTGAACAGGCGCAACGCCGCAATTGGGTCACTCGCAACGGCGAGCCGGGCCCCAGCGGTGAAGGCGGTTTTGCCGCCGAAGCCGGGCGTTATCACCTTTACGTCTCCCTGGCGTGTCCATGGGCTCATCGCACGCTGATCCTGCGCAAGCTCAAGGGCCTGGAAAGCCTGATCGACGTGTCAGTCGTCAGCTGGCTGATGCTGGAAAACGGCTGGACCTTCGACCAGAACCTCGGTTCGACCGGCGACAAACTCGACCACTTCGATTTCATGCATCAGCGCTACACCGCCGACACCGCCGACTACACCGGCCGCGTCACCGTACCGGTGCTATGGGACAAGAAACTGAAACGTATCGTCAGCAACGAATCGGCGGAGATCATCCGCATGTTCAACAGTGCCTTCGATGACTTGACCGGCAACGATCTGGACTTCTATCCGGCGCCATTGCGCGGCGAGATCGATGCGCTGAACGAGCGGATCTACCCTGCCGTGAACAACGGCGTGTATCGCGCCGGGTTCGCCACCTCGCAAAAAGCCTATGAAGAGGCGTTCGACGATGTGTTTGCCGAACTGGATCATCTGGAGCAGGTTCTGGGCGCCAACCGTTATCTGACGGGCGAATACCTGACTGAGGCGGACGTGCGTCTGTTCACCACGGTGATTCGTTTCGACGCGGTGTACCACGGGCACTTCAAATGCAATCTGCGGCGGATCAGCGATTATCCGAACCTGTCGAACTGGCTGCGGGAGATGTACCAGTGGCCGGGCATTGCCGAGACCGTGGATTTCCAGCACATCAAGAATCATTACTACGGCAGCCACAAGACCATCAACCCGACCGGAGTTGTGCCGAAGGGGCCGAAGCAGGATTTCACTGTTGCCCATGACCGGAACCGGTTGAGCGGGAAAGGGATCTGGCGCAGAGGTTGAAAGCAGGATTGTTCCCACAGCGTGGGAACAATCCCTTCAGAGTCGTCAGATTTGACCCTGAGCGCCCTCGAACCAGGCCAGTTTCTCGCGCAGTTGCACCACTTCGCCGACGATCACCAGCGTCGGCGCATGCACTTCATGCTCCGCCACCAGACGCGGCAGGTCGGCCAACGTGCCGGTGAAGACTCGCTGATTGACCGTGGTGCCCTGCTGGATCAGCGCGGCCGGCGTTTCGGCTGCACGACCATGCTTGATCAACTGCTCGCAAATGATCGGCAACCCCACCAGGCCCATGTAGAACACCAGCGTCTGCGCCGGCGCGACGAGGTCGGCCCATGGCAGATCGCTGGAACCGTCCTTCAGGTGGCCGGTGACGAAACGCACCGACTGCGCGTAATCGCGATGAGTCAGCGGAATCCCGGCATACGCCGCGCAACCGCTGGCCGCCGTGATGCCCGGCACCACCTGGAACGGGATGCCATGGGCCGCCAGTTCCTCGATCTCTTCGCCGCCACGGCCGAAGATGAACGGATCCCCGCCCTTCAACCGCACCACGCGCTTGCCGGCCTTGGCCAGATTCACCAGTTGCTGGTTGATCTGATCCTGCGGCACGGCGTGATCGGCGCGTCGCTTGCCGACGTAGACCCGCTCGGCATCGCGGCGGCAAAGCTCAAGAATCGCCGGAGCCACCAAGCGGTCGTACAGCACCACATCGGCTTGCTGCATCAGACGCAAGGCGCGGAAGGTCAGCAGATCCGGATCGCCCGGCCCTGCGCCCACCAGATAAACCTCGCCGGTGGTTACGCTCGCTTCGCCGTCGATTTTCGCCTGCAACAGACGCTCGGCCTCGGCGCCCTGCCCAGCCAGCTGGCGATCGGCAATCGGCCCCTGGAACACGTCCTCCCAAAAACCGCGACGTTGCTGCACATCGGGAAACAGGCCTTTGACCTGATCGCGAAACCGTGCGGCCAGACCGGCCAGATGGCCGTAGGTCGAAGGAATCCAGGTTTCGATCTTGGCGCGGATCAACCGGGCCAGCACCGGCGCATCGCCGCCACTGGAGACCGCGATGATCAGCGGCGAACGATCGACAATTGCCGGGAAGATCACGCTGCACAACGCTGGCGCATCCACCACATTGACCGGTACGCAACGCCGATGAGCATCGGCGGAGACCTGCGCGTTCAACGCTTCGTCATCGGTGGCGGCAATGATCAGCCCGCAACCGTCCAGATCCGTTTCGGCGTAGCCACGCAGCAGGCATTCGCCACCGCTGGCGGCAACCAGTTCGCGCAGTTGCGCTTCGATTTCAGGTGCAACCACCCGCAGCAGCGCACCGGCATCGGCCAGCAGGCGGGACTTGCGCAAGGCAATCTCCCCCCACCGACAACCAACACACGACTGCCGCGCAGGTTGTGAAACAGCGGCAGATATTTCATTTAGCCGATGACCTCAAGGCCACCCATGTACGGCTTCAGCACGTCCGGCACACGGATCGAACCGTCGGCCTGCTGGTAGTTTTCCAGCACGGCCACCAGAGTACGACCGACCGCCAGGCCGGAACCGTTCAGGGTGTGCACCAGCTCAGGCTTGCCGGTTTCCGGGTTGCGGAAACGCGCCTGCATGCGGCGGGCCTGGAAGTCGCCGCAGTTGGAGCACGACGAGATTTCGCGGTATTTGTCCTGGCTCGGAATCCACACTTCCAGGTCGTAAGTCTTGACCGCGCTGAAGCCCATGTCGCCGGTGCACAGCGCCAGGGTACGGTAAGGCAGACCCAGCAGTTGCAGGACCTTCTCGGCGTTGGCGGTCAGGCCTTCCAGCGCTTCCATCGACTTCGACGGCTCGACGATCTGGACCATCTCGACCTTGTCGAACTGGTGCTGACGGATCATGCCGCGGGTGTCACGACCCGACGCGCCGGCTTCGCTGCGGAAGCACGGAGTGTGGGCGACGAATTTGATCGGCAGCTGTTTCGAATCGACGATTTCACCGGCGACGATGTTGGTCAGAGACACTTCGGCGGTCGGGATCAGATACAGATCGGCTTCGCCTTCACGACCGATCTTGAACAGGTCTTCTTCGAACTTCGGCAGTTGACCGGTACCTTGCAGCGCCGGGGCCTGAACCAGATAAGGCGTGTAGGCCTCTTCATAGCCGTGCTCGGTGACGTGCAGGTTGATCATGAACTGCGCCAGCGCGCGATGCAGACGGGCAATCGGGCCGCGCAGCAGGGCGAAACGGGCGCCAGACAGCTTGGCGGCGGTTTCGAAATCGAGCCAGCCGAACTTCTCGCCCAGGGCCACGTGGTCCTGAACCGGGAAATCGAAAGCGGTCGGAGTGCCCCAGCGACGGACTTCGACGTTGCCGTCTTCGTCCTCGCCGACCGGTACCGATTCGTGCGGCAGGTTCGGGATGCCCAGCAGGATCGAATCCAGTTCGGTCTGGATCGCGTCCAGTTCGACTTTACCGGCGCTCAGTTCGCCCGCCATGCGCTCGACGTCCGCCATCAGCGGCGCAATGTCTTCGCCGCGCTGCTTGGCCTGACCGATGGATTTGGAACGCGCGTTACGCTCAGCCTGCAGTGCTTCGGTGCGGGTCTGGACGGTCTTGCGCTGTTCTTCCAGCGCTTCGATGCGCGCGACATCCAGGGCAAAGCCACGGGAAGCCAGGCGGTCCGCTACGTCCTGAAGGTTGCTACGTAACAGTTTGGGATCGAGCATGTCGGTTTCTCGTTATCAAAGTTTGGTCAGGGACAGGCCGGCCCAGGTCGCGAGCAGCCCGCCGAATACGCTGATGGCCGCATAGCCCAGGGCCAGCGGCACCTGCCCGCTTTCCAGCAGGCGCACCGTATCCAGTGAAAAGGATGAAAAAGTCGTCAGCCCCCCGAGGAAGCCGACCAGCAACCCGGCACGTACCTCGATCGGCACTTCCGGGCGTATCAAAAACAGGCCGTACAACACGCCAATCAGCAGGCAGCCCACGATATTAACGGCCAGCGTCGCGGTATAGAAGTGCCGCGGCCAATTGGCGTTGACCCAATTGCCGGTGGCGAAGCGCAACAAGGTGCCGGCAATCCCGCCGACGGAGACTGCAACGATCAATGGAACCACTATTTTCTCCGCTGCCGGGGGCTTAAACGATCAAGTTGGGCGAGATGGTTGAGCTTTTCGCCGATCTTCAACTCCAGGCCACGGGGCACCGGTTGGTAGAACGGAATCGGGTCGAGTTCTTCCGGGAAATAGTCTTCGCCGGCCGCGTAAGCATCCGGTTCGTCGTGGGCGTAACGATATTCGTCGCCGTAGCCCAATTGCTTCATCAATTTGGTCGGTGCATTGCGCAGGTGCAGCGGCACTTCCAGTGAACCATGCTCGGCGGCGGCGCGCAGCGCGGTCTTGAAGCCCATGTACACCGCATTGCTTTTCGGCGCACACGCCAGATAAGTGATGGCCTGAGCCACTGCCAACTCACCTTCCGGGCTGCCAAGACGTTCCTGCACTTCCCACGCGGCCAGGCACAGGCTCAGGGCGCGAGGATCGGCGTTGCCGATATCTTCACTGGCCATGCGCACTACGCGCCGAGCCAGGTAAAGCGGATCGCAGCCGCCATCGATCATTCGCGCAAACCAGTACAACGCGCCGTCAGGATTGGAACCGCGCACTGACTTGTGCAGCGCGGAAATCTGATCGTAGAACGCTTCGCCGCCCTTGTCGAAACGCCGGCGAGTGTCGCCGAGCAGGCTCTGCAGCAACTCGGTGCCCATTTCGCTGTGGTCTTCGGCCAGATCCGAGGCATTTTCCAGCAGGTTCAGCAGGCGCCGGCCATCGCCATCGGCGGCGGACAGCAACATCTGAAAGCCTTCATCGCTGAGGGTCAGATGACGCTTGCCCAGACCACGCTCTTCAGTCAGCGCGCGATGCACCAGTTTGCGCAACGCCGCTTCGTCGAGGCTCTTGAGCACGTAGACCCGCGCCCGCGACAGCAATGCATTGTTCAGTTCGAAAGAAGGGTTTTCGGTGGTGGCGCCAATGAAGATCAGCGTGCCGTCTTCAACGTACGGCAGGAAGGCGTCCTGTTGAGACTTGTTGAAACGGTGCACTTCATCGACAAACAGAATCGTGCGCTTGCCGTACTGGCCGGCCTGCTGCTTGGCGATTTCCACCGCCTGACGGATCTCCTTGACCCCGGCCAGGACTGCCGAGACCGTTTCGAAGTGCGCATCCGAAACTTCCGCCAGCAACCGCGCCAGCGTGGTTTTGCCCACGCCCGGCGGGCCCCAGAAGATCATCGAATGCAGGGCACCCTGCTCCAGTGCTTCGCGTAAAGGCTTGCCGCGAGCGAGCACGTGTTCCTGACCGACGTACTCATCCAGATTGGTCGCCCGTAAACGGGCGGCCAGTGGCTGGGCAATCGGTGCACTGCGAAACAGATCCATCACGAACCGTTGAAACCTCTGTGTTTATTCCTGGATCACATCGGCACCCTTCGGGATGTCGAACTTGAACTTCGATGCCGGGACCGCTTCGTTGGCCTTCACACCGGTAAACAGGATGTTGGTGCGCTGGCCGACGCTGTCGATCAGTTGCATGTCATTGACCAGACCGTTGCGGAACGACAGGCGCAGGCTGTCGAACAGGGTGTCCTTGGTTTTCGGCTTCAGGGTGAAGTCGATCACGCCACCGGCCTCTTTAGCGGTGATGTCGAAGCTCTGGCTGATCTTCGATACGTCGCCGGACAGCAACAGGGCTGGAGTCTGAGTCAGGCGCTCATCGAGCTTCTTGATGGTGGCCTGTTCCAGATCCGGGTCCCACAGGGTGACTTTCTTGCCGTCGGACACCATGGTCTGCTCGGCTGGCGCATTGGTGTGCCAGTAGAACAGGCCCGGGCGCTGCAGGGTCATGTCGCCGGTGGTTTCCTGCAACTGGGTGCCACTGCCGTCGAGGGTCAGTTGGGAAAAGTTGGCAGTCAGAGTCTTGGATGTTTCGAGCAATTGGGTCAGGCGAGCCACATCCTTGTCATCGGCGTGAGCCGTGAGGGTGGTCAGAGCCAGTACCGGCAGCAACATGCGGATAAGACGCATGGGAGTCCTCTTGAATACTCGTGGGAAAGTGGACGGCGCTTCATGCACCGTCCATTGCATTTGGATCAGGGTATCGAATCAGTCGCGTACCGGGCCAGGGGCCAGAACTTCGCGGGAACCGTTGGTGTTCATGGACGTCACGACCCCGGCCATTTCCATGGCTTCGATCATGCGCGCGGCACGGTTGTAACCGATCTTCAGCTTGCGCTGCACAGCGGAGATGGAGGCGCGGCGACTTTCCAGTACGAACTGCACGGCTTCGTCGTACAGCGCGTCGGCTTCCGGATCGTCGCCGTCTCCGCCGCCGCTGCTGCCTTCGAAACCACTGCCCGCCTCCTCGACACCGTTGAGGATGTCGTCGTTGTATTCCGGTGCGCCGCGCAGTTTCCAGGCTTCTACCACCCGGTGAACTTCATCGTCGGACACGAATGCGCCATGAACCCGGATCGGCAGACTGGTGCCCGGCGGCATGTAGAGCATGTCACCGTGACCAAGCAATTGTTCGGCGCCGCCCTGGTCGATGATGGTTCGGGAGTCGATCTTGCTCGATACCTGGAACGCCATCCGCGTCGGGATGTTGGCCTTGATCAGACCCGTGATCACGTCCACCGACGGCCGCTGGGTCGCGAGGATCAGGTGGATACCGGCCGCACGCGCCTTCTGGGCGATACGGGCGATCAGTTCTTCTACCTTCTTGCCGACGATCATCATCATGTCGGCAAACTCGTCCACGACCACAACGATGGTCGGCAGCTTCTGCAACAGCGGCGCTTCGTCGTGGATGCTTTCGCGTTTGTACAGCGGATCGCTCAGCGGTTCGCCGGCGTCCTGGGCTTCCTTGACCTTGGCGTTGAAGCCGGACAGGTTTCGCACGCCCATCTTCGCCATCAGCTTGTAGCGGCGCTCCATCTCGGCAACGCTCCAGCGCAGGGCGTTGGCGGCGTCCTTCATGTCGGTCACGACCGGGCACAGCAGGTGCGGAATGCCTTCGTAGATCGACAGTTCAAGCATTTTCGGGTCGATCATGATCAGCTTGGCGTCGTCCGGACCGGACTTGAACAGGATCGACAGAATCATCGCGTTCACGCCCACCGACTTACCGGAACCGGTGGTACCGGCTACCAGCAAGTGCGGCATCTTCGCCAGGTCGGTGATGACCGGCTTGCCGCCGATGTCGTGGCCCAGGGCCAGAGTGACCGGCGACTTGAAGTTGTCGTATTCGGATGTCGACAGCACTTCTGAGAAGCGCACGATCTGTCGGTCTTCGTTGGGAATTTCGATACCGACCGTGGTCTTGCCAGGAATCACTTCCACCACCCGGACGCTGGTCACGGCCAGCGAACGTGCAAGGTCTTTCGCCAGGTTGGCGATACGGCTGACCTTCACGCCTGCAGCAGGCTGGATCTCGTAACGGGTAATGACCGGGCCGGGATGGATGGAATCCACGGTGACTTCGACGCCGAATTCCTTGAGCTTGATCTCCAGCAAGTGGCCGACCGCCGCCAGGGATTCGGGCGAATAATTGAGTTGTTTCTTTTCCGCAGGGTCGAGAATCGAGATCGGTGGCAAGGTGCCTTCGACGGCGCTGTCGACAAACAACGGCACCTGTTTCTCTTTCTGCACGCGCTTGCTCGGCTCCGGCGCCTTGACCGGGGCCGGGGCGATGACCGGCGGCACCTGTTTCTCGCGCTCGGACATGTGCTTGCTCAGGGCCTGCTCGCGCTCGATCAGACGCTCCTTGACCTTGGCCTGCTCGCGCTTGTCGGTGACGGTCGGTGCAACCACGTCATGCACTCGATCATCGACTTCACGCAATTGCGCGACCAGTTGCTTGCGCTCGGTACGCGCCGACCACCAGCGGTTGACCGCGCCCTGGAACAGTTCGAACAGGTCGAGGGTGATCTTGCCGGTGATGTCCATCACCTTGAACCACGACAGGTCAGTGAACACCGTCAGCCCGAACAGGAACAGCGCGATGAACAGCAAAGTGCTGCCCTGTATGTTCAGAGCATTGCGGGCCAGGTCACCGAGGCTTTCACCCAGCGCACCG
Protein-coding sequences here:
- the serS gene encoding serine--tRNA ligase; protein product: MLDPKLLRSNLQDVADRLASRGFALDVARIEALEEQRKTVQTRTEALQAERNARSKSIGQAKQRGEDIAPLMADVERMAGELSAGKVELDAIQTELDSILLGIPNLPHESVPVGEDEDGNVEVRRWGTPTAFDFPVQDHVALGEKFGWLDFETAAKLSGARFALLRGPIARLHRALAQFMINLHVTEHGYEEAYTPYLVQAPALQGTGQLPKFEEDLFKIGREGEADLYLIPTAEVSLTNIVAGEIVDSKQLPIKFVAHTPCFRSEAGASGRDTRGMIRQHQFDKVEMVQIVEPSKSMEALEGLTANAEKVLQLLGLPYRTLALCTGDMGFSAVKTYDLEVWIPSQDKYREISSCSNCGDFQARRMQARFRNPETGKPELVHTLNGSGLAVGRTLVAVLENYQQADGSIRVPDVLKPYMGGLEVIG
- the crcB gene encoding fluoride efflux transporter CrcB, whose protein sequence is MVPLIVAVSVGGIAGTLLRFATGNWVNANWPRHFYTATLAVNIVGCLLIGVLYGLFLIRPEVPIEVRAGLLVGFLGGLTTFSSFSLDTVRLLESGQVPLALGYAAISVFGGLLATWAGLSLTKL
- the lolA gene encoding outer membrane lipoprotein chaperone LolA, encoding MRLIRMLLPVLALTTLTAHADDKDVARLTQLLETSKTLTANFSQLTLDGSGTQLQETTGDMTLQRPGLFYWHTNAPAEQTMVSDGKKVTLWDPDLEQATIKKLDERLTQTPALLLSGDVSKISQSFDITAKEAGGVIDFTLKPKTKDTLFDSLRLSFRNGLVNDMQLIDSVGQRTNILFTGVKANEAVPASKFKFDIPKGADVIQE
- a CDS encoding replication-associated recombination protein A; this encodes MDLFRSAPIAQPLAARLRATNLDEYVGQEHVLARGKPLREALEQGALHSMIFWGPPGVGKTTLARLLAEVSDAHFETVSAVLAGVKEIRQAVEIAKQQAGQYGKRTILFVDEVHRFNKSQQDAFLPYVEDGTLIFIGATTENPSFELNNALLSRARVYVLKSLDEAALRKLVHRALTEERGLGKRHLTLSDEGFQMLLSAADGDGRRLLNLLENASDLAEDHSEMGTELLQSLLGDTRRRFDKGGEAFYDQISALHKSVRGSNPDGALYWFARMIDGGCDPLYLARRVVRMASEDIGNADPRALSLCLAAWEVQERLGSPEGELAVAQAITYLACAPKSNAVYMGFKTALRAAAEHGSLEVPLHLRNAPTKLMKQLGYGDEYRYAHDEPDAYAAGEDYFPEELDPIPFYQPVPRGLELKIGEKLNHLAQLDRLSPRQRRK
- a CDS encoding DNA translocase FtsK → MKKSTEAPKTVVPLWRQQLHYRLKEGALIAIGALCLFLMMALLTYGKDDPGWSHNSKIDDVQNFGGPAGSYSADILFMVLGYFAYIFPLLLAIKAYQIFRQRHEPWQWSGWLFSWRLIGLVFLVLSGAALAHIHFHAATGLPAGAGGALGESLGDLARNALNIQGSTLLFIALFLFGLTVFTDLSWFKVMDITGKITLDLFELFQGAVNRWWSARTERKQLVAQLREVDDRVHDVVAPTVTDKREQAKVKERLIEREQALSKHMSEREKQVPPVIAPAPVKAPEPSKRVQKEKQVPLFVDSAVEGTLPPISILDPAEKKQLNYSPESLAAVGHLLEIKLKEFGVEVTVDSIHPGPVITRYEIQPAAGVKVSRIANLAKDLARSLAVTSVRVVEVIPGKTTVGIEIPNEDRQIVRFSEVLSTSEYDNFKSPVTLALGHDIGGKPVITDLAKMPHLLVAGTTGSGKSVGVNAMILSILFKSGPDDAKLIMIDPKMLELSIYEGIPHLLCPVVTDMKDAANALRWSVAEMERRYKLMAKMGVRNLSGFNAKVKEAQDAGEPLSDPLYKRESIHDEAPLLQKLPTIVVVVDEFADMMMIVGKKVEELIARIAQKARAAGIHLILATQRPSVDVITGLIKANIPTRMAFQVSSKIDSRTIIDQGGAEQLLGHGDMLYMPPGTSLPIRVHGAFVSDDEVHRVVEAWKLRGAPEYNDDILNGVEEAGSGFEGSSGGGDGDDPEADALYDEAVQFVLESRRASISAVQRKLKIGYNRAARMIEAMEMAGVVTSMNTNGSREVLAPGPVRD